The Thiorhodovibrio litoralis genome includes a window with the following:
- a CDS encoding FIST signal transduction protein has protein sequence MSPFRYSHASGEDWRQILARVVAELRGASGNLGFLYVTEPLSPHLDDVLDGLRLATRVEHWIGAVAGGICAAGVEYYDRPALAAMVADLPPDAFRIFPPVIGDLKAFDADQQRWLGNQLPYMALVHGDPGNRATAVLIEQLAARTATGFLVGGLASATVGGDARLIAEEPCGGGLAGVCFSDAVALQTGLSQGCTPIGPQRRITEAQRNVIVQLDGRPALDVFKQDIGAELARDLNQVGGLIFAGLPIRGSDTGDYLVRNLVGIDTNKRLLAISELVEQGQDMMFCRRDADSAREDLGRMLRHLKGRVKGTPRGGIYISCLGRGANLFGEDSDELKLIHDQLGEFPLVGFFANGEIFQHRLYGYTGVLTLFT, from the coding sequence ATGAGCCCATTCCGCTATTCCCACGCCAGCGGCGAAGACTGGCGCCAGATTCTGGCGCGGGTGGTTGCCGAGCTGCGCGGTGCCAGCGGAAACCTCGGCTTCCTTTATGTCACCGAGCCCCTGAGCCCCCATCTCGACGATGTCCTCGATGGCCTGCGGCTGGCTACGCGGGTCGAGCATTGGATCGGCGCCGTGGCCGGTGGCATCTGCGCCGCTGGTGTCGAGTACTACGACCGCCCGGCCCTTGCTGCCATGGTCGCCGACCTGCCGCCGGACGCCTTCCGCATCTTCCCCCCCGTCATCGGCGATCTCAAAGCGTTCGACGCGGACCAGCAGCGCTGGCTCGGCAACCAGCTGCCCTATATGGCGCTGGTGCATGGCGACCCGGGCAATCGCGCCACCGCCGTGCTGATCGAACAGCTCGCCGCACGCACGGCGACTGGCTTTCTGGTTGGCGGCCTGGCAAGCGCGACCGTTGGCGGGGATGCCCGGTTGATTGCTGAGGAGCCCTGCGGTGGGGGGCTTGCGGGCGTTTGCTTCAGCGATGCGGTGGCGCTGCAGACCGGACTCAGCCAAGGCTGTACGCCCATCGGGCCGCAGCGGCGCATCACCGAGGCGCAGCGCAATGTGATCGTTCAGCTCGATGGCCGGCCGGCACTGGATGTCTTCAAGCAGGATATCGGCGCCGAGTTGGCGCGCGACCTGAATCAAGTCGGCGGGCTGATTTTTGCCGGCTTGCCCATCCGCGGCAGCGATACCGGCGATTATCTGGTGCGCAATCTGGTCGGCATCGATACCAACAAGCGCTTGCTAGCGATTTCCGAGCTAGTCGAGCAAGGCCAGGACATGATGTTCTGCCGTCGCGACGCCGACAGCGCACGCGAGGACCTCGGGCGCATGCTGCGTCACCTGAAAGGCCGCGTGAAGGGTACCCCGCGCGGTGGTATCTATATCTCTTGCCTGGGACGCGGCGCCAACCTATTTGGTGAGGATTCCGACGAGCTTAAGCTGATTCACGATCAGCTCGGGGAGTTTCCCTTGGTCGGCTTTTTCGCCAATGGCGAGATTTTTCAGCACCGACTCTATGGCTACACCGGGGTTTTGACGCTCTTTACCTAG